A genomic window from bacterium includes:
- a CDS encoding LemA family protein, with the protein MFGKMGIIIGSIVAIIILGALFFIGGLNTVVTKDEAIKASWAQVENQLKRRSDLVPNLVSTVKGFAAHEEKIINEVAEARSKLAGAFDRSAPINEKIEAARGLEGALSRLLLIVENYPNIKADQNFIRLQDELAGTENRIAVERMRFNQSVNDFNTYIRRIPGNIFAGFKGLREAPYYEPEKKDLAVPEVKF; encoded by the coding sequence ATGTTTGGCAAAATGGGAATTATCATAGGTTCAATTGTTGCGATAATCATACTGGGTGCGCTGTTTTTCATCGGCGGGTTAAATACGGTGGTAACAAAAGATGAAGCAATTAAGGCTTCATGGGCGCAGGTGGAAAACCAGTTAAAACGGAGAAGCGATCTTGTGCCGAACCTCGTAAGCACCGTTAAAGGTTTCGCGGCCCACGAGGAAAAAATAATAAACGAAGTGGCGGAAGCAAGAAGTAAACTTGCTGGCGCGTTTGACAGGAGCGCCCCGATTAATGAAAAAATTGAAGCAGCCCGCGGATTGGAAGGCGCGCTTTCAAGGCTGCTTTTGATTGTGGAAAACTATCCCAACATTAAAGCTGACCAGAATTTTATACGCCTCCAGGATGAATTAGCCGGGACGGAAAACCGTATCGCGGTGGAACGGATGAGATTTAACCAGAGCGTTAATGATTTTAATACGTATATCCGCAGGATACCCGGGAACATATTCGCCGGTTTTAAAGGATTAAGGGAAGCGCCTTATTATGAGCCGGAGAAAAAGGATTTAGCCGTACCTGAAGTGAAATTCTAA
- a CDS encoding TPM domain-containing protein, with protein sequence MKRNNLFLILFIFILSFKNQVTGAGPDYPSPAGYVSDFANVISVDDSRQMSSLIQDLKDKTKAEVAVVTLSTIGDETIEEYAVKLFEKWKIGEKGKDTGVLILLAVKERKVKIEVGYGLEGVIPDGLAGRIIDQAMIPYFKTGDFSSGLKNGTIGVVDLIKKEHKINGAKNNFEDEKNFVFFILIIFIVVIFSFIGKKFQRPYRSGPFTGGGYWGGGFGGGGFGGGGGGGFGGGFGGFGGGFSGGGGAGRGF encoded by the coding sequence ATGAAAAGAAATAATCTGTTTTTAATTTTGTTTATATTTATTTTGTCTTTTAAAAATCAGGTTACCGGCGCTGGACCGGATTATCCGTCTCCTGCCGGGTATGTCAGTGATTTCGCGAACGTGATCTCCGTTGATGACAGCAGGCAAATGTCCAGTCTGATACAGGACTTGAAAGATAAAACAAAAGCGGAGGTTGCCGTGGTAACCTTATCTACGATTGGGGATGAGACAATTGAAGAATACGCGGTAAAACTTTTTGAAAAATGGAAGATAGGGGAAAAAGGGAAAGATACAGGTGTCTTAATCCTTCTTGCGGTAAAAGAAAGAAAGGTAAAAATAGAAGTCGGATATGGTTTGGAAGGGGTTATTCCTGACGGGTTGGCAGGACGGATTATTGATCAGGCGATGATTCCATACTTTAAAACGGGTGACTTCAGCTCCGGGTTGAAAAATGGGACAATAGGAGTTGTAGACTTAATAAAAAAAGAACATAAAATTAACGGTGCCAAGAATAATTTTGAGGATGAAAAAAACTTTGTTTTCTTTATTTTAATTATTTTTATTGTTGTTATTTTTTCTTTTATTGGAAAGAAGTTCCAAAGGCCATACCGCAGCGGGCCTTTCACCGGAGGAGGATATTGGGGCGGCGGATTTGGCGGGGGCGGTTTTGGAGGAGGGGGCGGGGGAGGTTTTGGAGGCGGTTTCGGCGGGTTTGGGGGAGGTTTCAGCGGAGGCGGCGGGGCGGGCAGGGGATTTTAA